From a single Sander vitreus isolate 19-12246 chromosome 4, sanVit1, whole genome shotgun sequence genomic region:
- the lhfpl5a gene encoding LHFPL tetraspan subfamily member 5 protein, protein MLPAQEAAKIYHTNYVRNARAVGVLWTVFTITFSIITVVVFIQPYWIGDSVNTPQAGYFGLFHYCIGNALTSELTCKGSALDFGSIPSGAFKTAMFFVGISMLLVVGSIVCFSLFFFCNAGSVYKICAWMQLASSTCMVIGCMIYPDGWDSDEVKRMCGQWTDKYTLGNCTVRWAYILAIISIMDSLVLSFLAFSLGNRQDKLLPEDFQVEEKDNA, encoded by the exons ATGCTCCCGGCTCAGGAGGCCGCTAAAATCTACCACACCAACTACGTGCGCAACGCTCGGGCCGTGGGCGTGCTGTGGACGGTTTTCACCATCACGTTCTCCATAATCACCGTGGTGGTGTTCATCCAGCCATACTGGATCGGGGACAGCGTCAACACGCCGCAGGCCGGATATTTTGGCCTCTTCCACTACTGCATCGGGAACGCCCTCACCTCGGAGCTCACCTGCAAAGGGAGCGCGCTGGACTTCGGCTCCATCCCGTCCGGCGCCTTCAAGACGGCCATGTTCTTCGTGGGGATCTCCATGCTGCTGGTAGTGGGCAGCATCGTCTGCTTcagcctcttcttcttctgcaatGCGGGGAGCGTCTACAAGATCTGCGCGTGGATGCAGCTGGCCTCCA GCACATGCATGGTGATTGGCTGTATGATCTATCCTGACGGCTGGGACTCGGACGAGGTGAAGCGCATGTGTGGCCAGTGGACCGACAAATACACCCTGGGCAACTGCACGGTGCGCTGGGCCTACATCCTGGCCATCATCAGCATTATGGACTCGCTAGTCCTCTCCTTCCTGGCCTTCAGCCTGGGAAACCGGCAGGACAAGCTTCTGCCAGAGGACTTCCAGGTGGAGGAGAAAG